CCCAAGCGTCGCAGAGGGCGAGTTACAGAGCAAAAATGGGGCGTTTATGCCCTCGCCGCCATGCCTGGCGGCAGTGGGTGAAGTTTCTCTGTGCCCTCCTGATAGAACATGCCTAATTTTAGTAGTCCGATGGACAAGGGTAATGGCAAAGGAGGCAGTGGGTGAACTTCCTCTATAGCCTGATTTGAACTAGCAGAACAGGTCTAATTTTGTTAGTTCAATGGCATGTATCGGAAATACAGTAAAATACATTACTTTTTGGATTCATATCCAGTAAAATGTCCGATGGACAAGGGTAATGGCAAAGGAGGCAGTGGGTGAACTTCCTCTATAGCCTGATTTGAACTAGCAGAACAGGTCTAATTTTGTTAGTTCAATGGCATGTATCGGAAATACAGTAAAATACATTACTTTTTGGATTCATATACAGTAAAATACATTACTATGGGATTCATATACGGCGCCTTTTTGGATGCAAAGAAAGAGATCTCAGCCAAGTTTGAAAATGAACAACAAGAATCTTGTTTTCAAGAAGTGTTGGATATAGTGGATAAAAGATGGGACAACAAATTGAAGAGGCCACTACATAGGGATGGATACTTCTTAAATCCATACTACTTTTATGAAAACAAGCTACAAATTTTGTTGGATCCAACATTTAAAGATGGGGTTGTCAGTTGCATGGGAAAAATGGTGGAAGATGTTCGCCTTCAAGACAAAATCACAGATGAACTTAAGGCATATCAAGGCGAAGAGGGGTCATTTGGAAGAGACATTGCTAAAAGGCAgcggaaaaacaaaaactttgaTCCAGGTGCATATTTACATTTTAACTTTTTCTCCATTCTCATATCAGAACTTGCAATGGTTTCTTAACTCCGATTTTTACTCTTAATGAAGCTGATTGGTGGTCCAATCATGGGTCAAGTGCACCAAATCTCAGGGTATTGGCGATGCGGATTTTGAGTTTGACATGCAGCTCCTCGGCTTGTGAGAGGAATTTCAGTGTTTTTCAGCAGGTCAGAAAGATGCATGCCATATGTCAACTTGTTTATTGTCACATTAGAAGGACAACCCAGTATCTTTGCCATACTTTTCTTGCATTTGTTTACTTGTTTTTTCATACTAAGAAATCAATGCTCTAATCCCATCACCTACAGATTCACACAAAAAGACGCAACAGGCTACTTCATGACAAAATGAGAGACCTTGTGTTCATCAAGTTCAACTCCAAACTAAAGGAAAAGAGAGGGATGAAAAACAGGGACCCAATTGAGGACCACACATTTGTAGATGTTGTAGAAGATGAAGGTAATGAGTGGATTACTGGTGTTGTGTCTGTTGAAGGAGTGCAAACAGGAGTTGAACCTGAAGATGTACAAGTTGCACAATCAACATCAGGAGGAGAagttgctccatcaaaaagaaagATAATGTCTCAATCTCGtcctaggaagaagaagaagttgcttCCTATTTATCGTGATGATGAGTTGCAATCAGCTGAGTCTTCTTCTGAACCGGAAGATGATGAAATGCATTTACCAGTGAGTGATTCTGAATAATTTGATTGTGCTATGTTGTAATGTTGTCCCCTTCGGTGGCTATTGATGTAGACTATCTTAAAACTCGTATGTTATTTTGTGTTGTATTGTTGCTGCCCTGGTGGTTGTTCATGTTAGAGACTCTTAAACTATGGTTGTTGAGTGTTGATGTTTGAGACTTACTATTTTTATGTACTGGATTTGGCCCTTATGCATATATTTCTTGCTCCTATGAAAAATTTAGTTGCTTAAATACTTTATTTCTAgatatatttgattttttttccaaacGCTATTTTGAAATATAGCACGCTATTAGCGCGTTATAACTTGTGTAGCATTTAGAGAAGGGCCTCGCTATATTTTGTAGCGCGCTATTCAAAATATTGCATGTATCGCATCGATCATGGCAATATTATGTTTTGGATTTTTGCCGACGCATGGCAGTATGTTCCCTATTCTGGCAGCACATATGATCAATAAATGTATGTGAAAAATCAACTCAACAAATCAAACATCCAACATGATATATGAAGACAACAGCTATCCCAATGAATATCCAAGTGGCGAATTTATTCAGATACTGGGTTTTTACAACAATAGAGTACAATCTTCGCTGATATTAACAAAATACACTCCTCTCgattgttttttatttatttacgGGAAAATGAGAGAAGCCCATGCAGGCAATGGCAGTACAATTCTAGATGAACGGTTCACATAGCAACAGTATTTTTATGCTACACTGGGTGGTGGGTGAACAGCAAGCCCACACTCAGCGTCCCTACTGTAAACCCAAGGTCCAAAGGAAAAAACCAAGCATGACTATTGAAAACTTCCATGCCATCGTGCGAAAATTCATATGTAAAACTAATCCATCTTGACATTTGAATATAGGAGCGTGTCCCTGGTAAGCGGCATGTTCATGAGCAGGCAGATCTGCACAATCAGCACATAGTGTCGTCAGAGATGCGTTTCAACGAAGTTAATCAATAATAGACAAGACCAGGAGAAAGCATGCTCACCCCAATGAGAGTTGAGACAAGGAGGATGATCCCTGTAATCCATGCAAGACTCAATCTAACAAGATATATAGCAGCTATAGAAGCTGTAGCATTAGTTTTCGATGCTTCTGCAAGCCGTCTTGAGATATGCAATGAAGATGGTCCATCGATGATGGATGCCAAGGATGTTGAAGCCTCCTTAGTGGATATTACCAGCCCAACAATTTTCCCTATATTAACATATGATAAATGtcgaaacagaaaaaaaaaaactGTCAGTAGTGTTCTGCAAATATAACAAGTTTACCGATTGAAAAGGTTATGCTTCAAGTCAATAATCAACTTACCGTTATATGCTCCCTGCAATTGATCAAATGCTTTGGTGAGAGCTGTCTGAACTACTTCAGCTCCCTGCTTAACAATTTCTGCAGAACCATATTCATCTTCCAGAGCCTAAATAATAAACCCATCAAATAAGTAACTTTATAACACTAACATAGTGGGGGAGGGGGGGTCATGTGCTTCATAAGAATATTCAAATTGCATAAAGATACTGTTGCTGTGTGGTCTGGGGAATGAATAGTTACAGGGTCTTGCGAATATTTTGCTGTGCACAATTTATAAGAATATTCAAATTACAGCTGAAGATTTATGTTTATAATTACCTTAATGCCCGTGAAGCGGCATACTAATAACTCTGCAGGGCTCACGATGCCTCCTGAGAAATCTTCATGAACCTGAATACCCCTTTTGATGGTTTTGAGAAGGGAGATCAAGCTGGATGCAAATTCAACGTCTACTTCCTGTGTAGACATGCAAATGAAGTTAAATAATTTCTACAATTTAGTGGCCAATTTTGTACAAAGTAGGAAGTGACCTCATCCAATTTTAACAGAAAAAGCAATGAATCCTCAGAGACGAGTTATGTTCTTTTGAAGCCAAGTTCAGGTTAGTATGCAAATGGATGACGAAGCGATGCTAACCTTATTGAGGAGCAAAGTAAGACTGTTTCCACTCTTCAAGGGGATGTTTAATTTGCCATCAGCCTTCTGGTAGGATCCCTCCAACCAGGTTGCCTGCACACACAAAATTCTACTTATAGTTTCTAACTTGTATCCCCTcagatccaaaataagtgtcgtggttttagttcactaggagggagtactagttttctCCAAAATAGTATACTTACCAAGTCGGTGAGTTCATTATCAAGAACATCTGATCCAGAAGATTCATGTGAACGAATGACAATCAATTCATCCTTATCTGCAAGGTACATGATCAATGATACTTATGTGTTGACAGGGCAGATACAGAAGTAGGGGCATCCAAGTTCCAAAAAAAGGGAGATGCTCAGTAATTAGTCAGACCTGTAAGCCCTGTAGCAGCATTTTGTGCACCCTCAATCTTGGTTTTGTAAATACTACCGGCATCAGATACGAAGCTATCGACAGAGTCTGATATATGATCAAGAGAGACAACATTAGTCGCTACATCAAAATGCATGAATGATTCAGATAAAATCATCCCCAACAAATTAACATACCATGGGATCCATCAATTTGCATCAAGAAAACAGCACGAGGCCTGTCAAATGGCTTTGGGAGTAGCAGCTTGTTTAACTGAAAATCAAGATAGACAAAGGTTGAATGGCTTAGATAGAGTAGCACGATGCGTGCAAAGACTAGCTGAATCCTGAAAGCTAAATAACCTTTGCAGAAGAAGGCGCGGGAAGCATGGCAGGTGGTGCAAAACCAAGCAAGACGGAAACAGCTGCAGAAACTTCATCAAGTGACATCGACGTGGCCTGTTGTAGCATGACAAGGCATATATCATGAGATCATACTAGCCCATGCATGGGGTACGAATGAAATAAAAACGAAAGCTAAGGTTGATCTGTCATGGTAACCAGTATCATCTTCACACTTGAAGCAGTAAGGGGAGGCAATTAGTCAAGGCAAGGGCAAAGTGCTATTCGGGCATGTATAAACGCAGGTGCCTGAAGAGGTGCTTAGCAAACAAAACAAAAGAACTGTTTCTTGTCATGCAGGTCGGCTAAGATGCTAATTTATAGGTACCTCTGATTAACACGTTGCTATGCATGTAACTACCTGTAGCTAAAAGATAATACAACTATCTGAATAAGTACCCATGGAGAGTATAGGTGCTTAACTTTCTTTTTGAGAACGAGTATATGACAACATATATGGCTGGCCAGTTGACGATCTAGGAGTATTTGGTGCTGTCATATGGTATTTGTGTTTTGAATTGAATCCTTGTCTGGTATTCGTTCATAACCTACGAGCTAAAAACCGGAATCCGGCATGGATTTGCTGGAAGAGTCGTTCGAGCGCGTGAGAAGCAGCAacgggttttttttttttttgcggggaagaaGCAGCAACGGGTTGGTCcgtagagagagggagaggggataaTCGGTGGCCGAACCTGGTCGTCCTGCTGATCCCGCAGGTAGCGGTGCGGCGCGCCGTCGATGAAGGCGGCGGCGGCATCTCCATGTCCCTGTGGCCGCATACGGATGGAGCCATCGTAAGGGGGCGCGACAGAGATAAGGGATTGCTGAGAGAGGGAGAGCTGGGTACCtcaggggcggcggcgacgaaggAGACGGCAAgcgcgaggagagggaggaggacgacgaggtggTGACGGCGAGCCATGGTCGCCGGCGTCGGCTGGAGATCCGATCGAGTCGCTACAGAAGATTTTGATCTTGGCTGCCCCCCTCTGACTACCTCTAGAAAATAGATTGTCCGATTGAGGAAACAAATTGCGCAAGGACTTGTTTGGTTAGGGTGATTCCGGCCGGGATCACAGCTCAATCCACGTGGAACACTCCGATGGGGAATAATTCCCGGATTGGAATGGGGTATGTGTTTGGTTGAGGCCGGGACGGGGAAAATCCCGGCCTGGCCCGCCCCATGCCGCGATGTTCCATGGGGGAGAAAAGAATCCGCTCTGAGCAGTGGAACGAATCCTGCTCCAAAGTTGAGGTGATGGGTGTCAAGTAGAGGGATTAACCCAATCCCTGGATGTATTTGTTTACGAGAGGATTGTATCCCCTACAACCAAACATGGCCTAAAGAAGAGCAGCCGATTTGGAGGTGGAGGACACAGTAGGACGACACTTTTTCCGCGTAAGCCTGGCGACTAGCGTTTCCGTTCCTCCGCCGGTTTCACGCCGTCGTCGGTCTACCCCCTCAGAACAACCATCAATCTCTCCTCCACTTTGTTTTCTCCTGTTCGGGTTGATCAAGGGGACACCTGGACTGTCTTCCCAACCATGGCACAGTTCACCTTTCTTGGAGTCAAGTCGGTTTTTGCTAGGGGTGTAGCATCCATGGTGGCGGACATAACAACAAGCGAAGGAAGCAAGGTCAATGGCGGGCTGAGCGGATCAGAGGATGATCTTGGTGAGATGATGTGGATGATGGGGATTGAAGAGGGATAGTACGATGATGTGGTCTTTGAGGAAATGTAGGACGTAGCATGGCTCTGACTAGGGTTCATACCACGAACGAATTTGATCCTCCAACCTTTTACTCAAATATATGTGAACGTCGTGGGGTACGACTGAGCAAGTTAAGTTCAGGACGATGGAGGAGAACCTTTTCATGATCCAGTGTTCTTACCTGGGAGATTGGCTTAGGGTGATGAAGGCAAGGCCATGGCACTTCTGAGGGTTTGCGGTGATCATAGAACCATATGATGGCCTCGTGTTGCCCAATTCAATTAAACTGGGTTGAATTGCGATACAGGCTCAAATCCACAAACTACCAGATGGGTATAACATGGCAATGGGTACCCGCAAACCCGACGGATAAAAACCCTATTGAGGTAAGGGTTTGGGAAAAATAAATACCCATGGGTTTATGAATGGGAAAAATATACCCATCAGGTAAGTCGGGTACGATACAAGAAGGAAATACCCAAACCCGCGTACTCGCATACTCATATACTAATTCCTTCTAACATGTAGGTCCTATGTGTCGTTCGCCAAAGGAAAAAAGAACCTTGGCCAATTTACCCTAGGCTAACGCAACAGCTAGACTCGACCCAAAATCCCCTACCTTTACCCATGTGCATGATCTTGTTTTGTGAACTCATGATTTTGTCTTTGATTTTGTTTATCTTATTATATAGTCTCCTTCATTTGATCATTTTTAAATACGGGCTGCAGAAGTATAtcttaaataaaagaaaaatagaGAAAATTGTGCCCCTCTTGTTTGTGTCGTAATTAAAAAAAAGAATAGATGTGAATGTTTCTCTAAAAAGTTCACTTACAGGCTACTCATCCATGAATATAATTGGACATTGTTTAGTATCATCTAGTTCATGCGTGTTGttatatatttttgaaaactaaTACTCCTGCAGGCAAGAGTGCGAGAAAGAGGCTTGATCTTGGGAAGGAGAGGGAATGAAAAAGGATGCAGGCCCCAACCTTTAAATCTTTTGGAAAGAGGGCCAACCTTTAAATCTTGACGAGATCCCATCATTTGAGTAATAAACTGTTTTTCATCTCTAAAAAAAATTGGTATCACGGGAATGTGTTTTATGGAAGCCGCCGGTCTACGCTAAGATGAAAGAATTTCGTCCAGAAAAAAACCCGAAAcacttagggcatcttcaatgcaaGATGCCTATATGGGCGCTTAGGGAAATAAAAAAATCTTGAAAAATTAAAAGCCCATCTAAACGCTGTTTGTTACAACGCTGAGCACTAATTACGGGGGCGCTAAGGAAATCCGCCGCTACACGCAGCCTTCTATCTCATACGAGAAAATAGCTCAAGCGCTCGGTTCCTTTTCTAGCATCGATGCCTTAGGTAGCGCCAGGATTGGAAGGCCCAACTGCCCCATCGACCGGGAATTCGATCATGACGCCTACGCTAGCGCCTAGCGTTGTAGATGCCCTTAGATCAAAATGAAAAGACGACAAGTCAAAAAACAACACGCTGCACAACGTACGGAAGTGGCATCGTTGGATAACTCGATCATCGTCCAAGTAGCACCTAAACGAGTACGGGCCCGAGGGAGAAGAGAGTTGCGgatctttgtttttctttttataaCTACTCCTTATTACTACTCCTAATATGGATCGGAGAAAGTGGGGGACTTTTAAAATGGAGGGTGTGTACACTAAAAAAATTGACGTCTATTTCAATTAGTTTGGATGGGTTTCGAAAAACAGCTAATTTTTACATGGTAAAAAAATATAAACCCGGACATCATGTGGCACAATAAACATTCGACCACACGATCTTGTGTGGCATGCCCAACAAGCAGCCCACGTGACCCTTCTGTGGGCGAAAATTAAAACCGCCCACACGTCCGACCGCAACAACTTCATGCACACACTGAACCAACAACAACTACTCACCCCTATCCTGTATGTATGTCACGAAGCAAATCTGCCCTGCATTTTTTCAATGCAACTTTAGTTACCCTAGAATAGCAACTTTAGTTGTAATAAAGCATGACAACTTCTCTGTTTCATTTTTTTGGGGTTTCATTGAGGTTAACTATAGT
The sequence above is drawn from the Triticum aestivum cultivar Chinese Spring chromosome 7A, IWGSC CS RefSeq v2.1, whole genome shotgun sequence genome and encodes:
- the LOC123148616 gene encoding uncharacterized protein; protein product: MARRHHLVVLLPLLALAVSFVAAAPEGHGDAAAAFIDGAPHRYLRDQQDDQATSMSLDEVSAAVSVLLGFAPPAMLPAPSSAKLNKLLLPKPFDRPRAVFLMQIDGSHDSVDSFVSDAGSIYKTKIEGAQNAATGLTDKDELIVIRSHESSGSDVLDNELTDLATWLEGSYQKADGKLNIPLKSGNSLTLLLNKEVDVEFASSLISLLKTIKRGIQVHEDFSGGIVSPAELLVCRFTGIKALEDEYGSAEIVKQGAEVVQTALTKAFDQLQGAYNGKIVGLVISTKEASTSLASIIDGPSSLHISRRLAEASKTNATASIAAIYLVRLSLAWITGIILLVSTLIGICLLMNMPLTRDTLLYSNVKMD